One window of the Gammaproteobacteria bacterium genome contains the following:
- a CDS encoding type II toxin-antitoxin system prevent-host-death family antitoxin — translation MEKVNIHKAKTQLSRLVENAAAGEEIIIAK, via the coding sequence GTGGAAAAGGTCAATATTCATAAGGCAAAAACACAACTGTCCCGCCTGGTGGAAAATGCCGCGGCAGGGGAAGAAATCATCATCGCCAAAG